CCGATACCCCGCCGGGAGAAAGCGGCGGGGACCCCTCGGTCACTCAGCCTGACCCGTCATGAGATCACTGTTTCTGCTGGGGCGGGACGTAATCAGGCGGAAGCTGCGCACCCTCGCCAAAGAAGAACTGCTCCATGTGCTGGACGATGATCTCCTGCGCCTTCTTGTCAGCGGGGTTGAGGCGATATTCGTTGATCACCATCTTGGCGTGTTCGCCCCACAACCGCCACGCTTCCTGCGAGACGTTCTCGTAGATCTTCTGTCCCAGCTCGCCATCGAACGGCGGCTCGTCGAGCCCGGGCATCTCCTTGCCCAGCTTGATGCACTTCACCATGTGCTCTGCCATCGCTTCTCCTTGGATCTTGAGCCATTGATTATAGACGGCTGGGAAACACGAGGTTGCACGCACGCGAAAACCGCAGGAAAATGACGCTCCCCCGCAGCCCATCGAAAGCCTTTTACCTTCGAGACGCTGAGCCGGAAGGTGCGCGAGACCATCGGGCGCGGCGCGGTGGCCGCCGCTTCGCGCGAATAAAGCCTCGAGCGATTAAAGCCTCGACCGGCCAGAGTTTTGCTCAGGCACTGCCGGCAGACTTGCGCTCGCGCATCATGATGTCGCGCAGCGAGATCAAGCCGAGCAATTTCGTGCCTTCCATGACCGGCAGATGGCGGAAGCCGGCCTCGCGCATCAGCTGCATGCACTCATCGATGTCAGCGTCTGCGGTGACCGTCTGCGGCTTCGAGGTCATCACCTCGCTCACCTTCGTCATCGCCGGGCTACGGCCGCCGGCGACCACGCGCCGCATCAGGTCGCGCTCGGAAAAGATGCCGATCAAGTCGCCATCACGCAACACCGGCACCGCGCCGATGTTGAACTCGGTCATCAGGCGCGCGGCTTCGATCACCGTCTGTTCCGCGTCCACGGAGAGCACGCGGTGGTCGCGCAGGATGTCAGATATCTTTGCCATACAAATACCCCTGGTCTACGCCCCTTAGGTCTACTACTACGGGTCGCCGCCCTTGCTCCAGAACGGAAGACAGAAGACAGAAGGGCTTTGTACCACACCCTGAAGGCGGCGGCGAGCGAATCTGCCCGCTTGCTGAGGACTATAATCGCGGACTATGACTGACTTAGCGAGCAAGAGCTGTGTGCCGTGCCGTGGCGATGTTCCCGCGCTGAAGGGCAAGGAGTTACACGAGTTGGAGAAGCAAGTGCCCGGCTGGAAGGTCGTCAACGAGCATCACCTGTCGCGCACCTATGAGTTTCCTGACTTCAAAAGCGCGCTCGAACTGGTGAACAAGATCGGCAACGTCGCCGAGCAGGAAGGCCACCATCCCAACATCTGCTTCACCTGGGGCAAGGTCGAAGTCACCAGCTACACCCACAAGATCGACGGATTGACGGAGAGCGACTTCATCCTGGCGGCGAAGATCGAGAAGCTGCCGCGGACAGGGAAGTCCGCGTAACCGCTTTCAAGCTCCGTGACGTCAGAGATTTTGCAGCGGCGCGGGCTCTGGCCGCGTCCAATCTTATTAAACATCCATTCGCAGACCATCCAGATGAGCGCTTCCCCACTACCCAAGCCGGAGAGCAAACCTGCCAAAAAGCCGGTGAACCTGCGCGCGGCGTGGCCCGAGATCTGGGCGCTGATGAAGCCGCGCAAATGGCTGCTGCTGCTTGGGCTCTTGCTCATGGCCATCAACCGCGTCTCCGGGCTGGTGCTGCCGTACTCCACACGCTTCCTCATCGACAACGTGATCACGAAACACCAGACCAACCTGCTGCTGCCCATCGTGGGCGCGGTGCTGCTGGCGACGATGGTCCAGGGCATCACCTCGTTCTCGCTGACGCAAGTGCTCTCGAAAGCCGCGCAACGGCTCATCGCCGAGTTGCGCCTGAAGGTGCAGGGACACGTCGGGCGGCTCGCGGTGAGTTACTACGACGCGAACAAAACGGGCGCGCTCGTCTCGCGCATCATGACCGACGTGGAAGGCGTGCGCAACCTGGTGGGCACGGGCCTGGTGGATTTCCTCGGCGGGCTGCTCACGGCGGCGATCGCGCTGGTGGTGCTCTTCCACATCAGCGCGAAGATGACGTTGATCGCCATCGCCTTCCTCAGCGTGTTCGCGCTGGCATTGCGCAAGGCGTTCGGCACGCTGCGTCCTATCTTCCGCGAGCGCGGAAAGATCAACGCCGAGGTGAGTGGAAGGCTTACCGAATCGCTGGGCGGCGTCCGCGTGGTGAAGGGATATCACGCGGAAGCGCGCGAGCATGCCGTGTTCGGCGCCGGCGTGGGCCGCTTGCTGGATAACGTGCTGCAGACGCTCACGGCGATGTCGGTGATGAGCCTGTCATCGAGCGTGCTGCTCGGCTTGGTGGGCGCCATCGTGATGTACGTGGGCTCGCGGCAGATCCTTTCCGGCACCATGACGCTGGGCGATTTCTTCACCTACACCATGTTCCTCGGATTCATGGCAGCGCCGCTGTTCAGCGTGGTCAACGTGGGCACGCAGTTGACCGAAGCCATCGCCGGCCTCGAGCGCACGCGCGAAGTGCTGAGCGAGTCTCCGGAAGATACTGACCCGCGACGGACGGCGACCCTCTCTGGCATCAACGGCGAGATCGAGTTCCGCGACGTGGTCTTCGAGTACGACCCGGGCAAGCCGGTTTTGCAAGACGTTTCGTTCATCTCGCAGCCCGGGACCGTGACGGCGCTGGTCGGCTCATCGGGTTCGGGAAAATCCACCATCATCGGATTGGTCGCCGCGTTCCACGTGCCGCTCTCCGGAAAAGTCCTGGTGGATGGCACCGACCTGGCAACGGTGCGGCTCGATTCTTATCGCACCCACCTCGGCGTGGTGCTGCAGGATTCGTTCCTGTTCGACGGCACCATCCGCGAGAACATCATGTTCTCGCGCCCGGAATCGTCGGAAGAAGAGATGCTGAGCGCGTGCCGCATCGCGCGCGTCGACGAATTCGCCGAGCGCTTCAAAGACGGTTACGACACTATCATCGGCGAGCGTGGCGTGAAGCTTTCCGGCGGGCAGCGGCAGCGCGTGTCCATCGCGCGCGCGGTGCTCGCGGACCCGCGCATCCTCATCCTCGACGAAGCGACCTCGAGCCTGGATTCCGAGTCGGAGCAGATGATCCAGGAAGGCCTTGCCTACCTGATGAAGGGACGCACCACCTTCGTGATCGCGCATCGGCTCTCGACCATCCGCCGCGCCGACCAGATCCTGGTGGTTGAGAACGGGAAGATCGTGGAGCGCGGGACGCACGAAGTGCTCTACGCGCTGGGCGGCCGCTACTTCGATCTCTACAACAAGCAGCACGGCTTGGAGACGAATCTCTTCCTCGCTCCCGGCGAGGGCGACACCATCGAGACGGCCGATGCAAAGACGGAAGCGTCGAACGGCCGCGAGCCGGTGGTGGATCCGCTGCGCATCATTCGCGGATCGTGATTCGGCCGCGGGTCGACTGCGCCGCTCTTCCTTTGAAACTCGCGGCTTTCCAGCCCGGCGCCTAGTGGGTACAATCCCGCCCTGCTTAAAACAGGAGGTCGCATATGCGGCGCAGACTGATGCAGTCGGGCCTCGGGCTTTCTCTGTTCCTCGGATTGGCATTTGCCTTGGGATGCAGCAGCACCAGCACTCCGGAGTCGTCCTACACGAGTCCGGTGAGCAAAGCGCAGATGGCCGTCAACGGTGCGTCGATCAGCTCGGCGATGCAAAAGGCGACGAGCTGGCACGTGACGATGAAGGGCCCCAACGTGGACATGACCATGGACGTGGTCTGTCCCGACAAAATGCGAACGGTGTCGAAGACGGGCAGCAGGAGCGCCGAGACCGTGCGCGTTGGACCGGCGATGTACATGAAGGCGGGAGGAAAATGGATGAAGGTGCCCGCCACCGGACAGCCCGCGAGCGTGTGCGGCAACACGGCTGCCCCCGGCTCGAAGATGCCGACAGTCGATCCCAACGTGACCATGACCAAGGGCGGAACCGAGACGGTGAACGGCGAGAGCTGCACCGATTGGACCACCACCGCCTCCGATGGCAAGGGTGGGCAGACCAGCTCCACCATGTGCATCGGCAGCGACAATCTGCCGCGCCAGATCAAGACGGGCCAAATGGTGATGACCTACTCCGATTGGAACAAGCCCATCACCATCGACGCACCCAAGCTGTAGCGGGCGCTGGAACGAAGATGTAGCGCTGCGCGCTCGCCGTCAGGCTGGCTTCGGAGCGTTCGCGGCGCGCGCGCGCATTGCCGCCGTCTCTTCGCGATTCGGGCCGAAGAGTCCCGGCACGCCGCCGCCGGCCAGGCGCGTCAGCACGGAGAGCTGTCCGCGATGGTGGGCGAGGTGCAGCAGTATCCCCGACCATAGCAGGTCGCGGATGGCCGTCTCGGTGCCGCCGAAGGCCACGATCTTGCGGTCGAGGTCCGCGGACGTGAGCTTGCGGATGCGCTCTGCGGCCTCCGTATGGATGCGCTCGTATCCCGGCGCCAACGCCTCCACAGTCTTGGGCCGCTCGATGTGCGGCGGCTTCGCGCCCACGTCGAACTTGCCCTGCTCGACCCCGTAAGAGATGTAGCCGTCCAACTCAGACAAGTGCCACGCCAGCTCGCCCAGCGAGCGGCCGCCGGCGTCCGGGCGGAAGTCATATTGAGCGCGCGGCAGCTCGCGCAGCACCGCGACCGTCTTCTTCGCTTCCTCATCCCACAGCTTCAGGAAGGCTTGCAGTTCGTCGTGCATGGGGGTTCTCCTTTGGACAATGTCTGATTCGTTTCGGATGTCGCGCAGGCGGAACGGGGTTCAGAAAAGTTCCGCTTACTTCTTCAGCAGCACCGGCCAGTTGCTGATCAAGGTGAGCGGCGCGTTGCTCTCATCGGGAGCGCTGCTCACGAGGAAGCGGCCGTCTTTGGTCACGTCGTAGATGCTGTAATCGAAGTTCCGGGG
This genomic interval from Acidobacteriota bacterium contains the following:
- a CDS encoding oxidative damage protection protein — protein: MAEHMVKCIKLGKEMPGLDEPPFDGELGQKIYENVSQEAWRLWGEHAKMVINEYRLNPADKKAQEIIVQHMEQFFFGEGAQLPPDYVPPQQKQ
- a CDS encoding CBS domain-containing protein; protein product: MAKISDILRDHRVLSVDAEQTVIEAARLMTEFNIGAVPVLRDGDLIGIFSERDLMRRVVAGGRSPAMTKVSEVMTSKPQTVTADADIDECMQLMREAGFRHLPVMEGTKLLGLISLRDIMMRERKSAGSA
- a CDS encoding 4a-hydroxytetrahydrobiopterin dehydratase, which gives rise to MTDLASKSCVPCRGDVPALKGKELHELEKQVPGWKVVNEHHLSRTYEFPDFKSALELVNKIGNVAEQEGHHPNICFTWGKVEVTSYTHKIDGLTESDFILAAKIEKLPRTGKSA
- a CDS encoding ABC transporter ATP-binding protein/permease, translated to MSASPLPKPESKPAKKPVNLRAAWPEIWALMKPRKWLLLLGLLLMAINRVSGLVLPYSTRFLIDNVITKHQTNLLLPIVGAVLLATMVQGITSFSLTQVLSKAAQRLIAELRLKVQGHVGRLAVSYYDANKTGALVSRIMTDVEGVRNLVGTGLVDFLGGLLTAAIALVVLFHISAKMTLIAIAFLSVFALALRKAFGTLRPIFRERGKINAEVSGRLTESLGGVRVVKGYHAEAREHAVFGAGVGRLLDNVLQTLTAMSVMSLSSSVLLGLVGAIVMYVGSRQILSGTMTLGDFFTYTMFLGFMAAPLFSVVNVGTQLTEAIAGLERTREVLSESPEDTDPRRTATLSGINGEIEFRDVVFEYDPGKPVLQDVSFISQPGTVTALVGSSGSGKSTIIGLVAAFHVPLSGKVLVDGTDLATVRLDSYRTHLGVVLQDSFLFDGTIRENIMFSRPESSEEEMLSACRIARVDEFAERFKDGYDTIIGERGVKLSGGQRQRVSIARAVLADPRILILDEATSSLDSESEQMIQEGLAYLMKGRTTFVIAHRLSTIRRADQILVVENGKIVERGTHEVLYALGGRYFDLYNKQHGLETNLFLAPGEGDTIETADAKTEASNGREPVVDPLRIIRGS
- a CDS encoding DUF4412 domain-containing protein yields the protein MRRRLMQSGLGLSLFLGLAFALGCSSTSTPESSYTSPVSKAQMAVNGASISSAMQKATSWHVTMKGPNVDMTMDVVCPDKMRTVSKTGSRSAETVRVGPAMYMKAGGKWMKVPATGQPASVCGNTAAPGSKMPTVDPNVTMTKGGTETVNGESCTDWTTTASDGKGGQTSSTMCIGSDNLPRQIKTGQMVMTYSDWNKPITIDAPKL
- a CDS encoding DinB family protein; amino-acid sequence: MHDELQAFLKLWDEEAKKTVAVLRELPRAQYDFRPDAGGRSLGELAWHLSELDGYISYGVEQGKFDVGAKPPHIERPKTVEALAPGYERIHTEAAERIRKLTSADLDRKIVAFGGTETAIRDLLWSGILLHLAHHRGQLSVLTRLAGGGVPGLFGPNREETAAMRARAANAPKPA